In Pyrus communis chromosome 8, drPyrComm1.1, whole genome shotgun sequence, one genomic interval encodes:
- the LOC137743761 gene encoding tropinone reductase homolog At1g07440-like isoform X3 has product MVSSWNDSSCHRWNQRNRCLFRYAIVEELAGLGAIVHTCSRNEVDLNDCLSQWEKKGFQVTGSVCDVVSKTQREELINKVSSLFECKLNILINNVGTSILKATLEYTAEDYSFVMSTNLESAYHLCQLSHPLLKASGAANIVFLSSTAGVVSIDVGSIYSATKGAINQLAKNLACEWAKDNIRTNSVAPWFITTPLANPVLRNEKKLEMINSRCPLGRPGEPEEVSSLVAFLCLPAASYITGQTIIVDGGVTVNGLLFQGA; this is encoded by the exons ATGGTCTCTTCGTGGAATGACAGCTCTTGTCACCGGTGGAACCAAAGGAATCGG TGTTTATTTAGGTATGCTATAGTGGAGGAATTGGCAGGGCTGGGTGCAATTGTGCATACTTGTTCCCGGAATGAAGTTGACCTTAATGACTGCCTGAGTCAGTGGGAGAAGAAGGGTTTCCAAGTAACTGGCTCAGTCTGTGATGTGGTGTCTAAAACCCAAAGAGAGGAGCTTATAAATAAGGTCTCATCACTTTTCGAATGCAAACTTAACATCCTT ATAAACAATGTGGGGACTAGCATACTGAAAGCAACGCTAGAGTACACAGCTGAAGACTACTCATTCGTAATGAGTACCAATCTTGAATCTGCTTACCACTTGTGCCAACTTTCACATCCTCTTCTCAAAGCTTCAGGAGCTGCTAACATCGTTTTTTTGTCCTCTACTGCTGGTGTGGTCTCAATTGATGTTGGATCTATATATTCTGCCACTAAAG GTGCAATAAATCAATTAGCAAAAAACTTAGCATGTGAGTGGGCGAAAGATAACATAAGGACCAATAGTGTGGCACCTTGGTTCATCACGACTCCCCTTGCTAATCCT GTTCTccgaaatgaaaagaaattggaGATGATAAACTCTAGGTGCCCTTTAGGACGTCCTGGAGAGCCAGAGGAGGTGTCTTCCTTGGTAGCATTTCTATGCCTACCTGCAGCCTCTTACATTACTGGGCAGACTATTATCGTCGACGGCGGGGTGACTGTCAATGGCTTGCTCTTCCAAGGAGCATAA
- the LOC137743761 gene encoding tropinone reductase homolog At1g07440-like isoform X1 codes for MNSRERRWSLRGMTALVTGGTKGIGYAIVEELAGLGAIVHTCSRNEVDLNDCLSQWEKKGFQVTGSVCDVVSKTQREELINKINNVGTSILKATLEYTAEDYSFVMSTNLESAYHLCQLSHPLLKASGAANIVFLSSTAGVVSIDVGSIYSATKGAINQLAKNLACEWAKDNIRTNSVAPWFITTPLANPVLRNEKKLEMINSRCPLGRPGEPEEVSSLVAFLCLPAASYITGQTIIVDGGVTVNGLLFQGA; via the exons ATGAATAGCAGAGAGAGGAGATGGTCTCTTCGTGGAATGACAGCTCTTGTCACCGGTGGAACCAAAGGAATCGG GTATGCTATAGTGGAGGAATTGGCAGGGCTGGGTGCAATTGTGCATACTTGTTCCCGGAATGAAGTTGACCTTAATGACTGCCTGAGTCAGTGGGAGAAGAAGGGTTTCCAAGTAACTGGCTCAGTCTGTGATGTGGTGTCTAAAACCCAAAGAGAGGAGCTTATAAATAAG ATAAACAATGTGGGGACTAGCATACTGAAAGCAACGCTAGAGTACACAGCTGAAGACTACTCATTCGTAATGAGTACCAATCTTGAATCTGCTTACCACTTGTGCCAACTTTCACATCCTCTTCTCAAAGCTTCAGGAGCTGCTAACATCGTTTTTTTGTCCTCTACTGCTGGTGTGGTCTCAATTGATGTTGGATCTATATATTCTGCCACTAAAG GTGCAATAAATCAATTAGCAAAAAACTTAGCATGTGAGTGGGCGAAAGATAACATAAGGACCAATAGTGTGGCACCTTGGTTCATCACGACTCCCCTTGCTAATCCT GTTCTccgaaatgaaaagaaattggaGATGATAAACTCTAGGTGCCCTTTAGGACGTCCTGGAGAGCCAGAGGAGGTGTCTTCCTTGGTAGCATTTCTATGCCTACCTGCAGCCTCTTACATTACTGGGCAGACTATTATCGTCGACGGCGGGGTGACTGTCAATGGCTTGCTCTTCCAAGGAGCATAA
- the LOC137743761 gene encoding tropinone reductase homolog At1g07440-like isoform X2: protein MNSRERRWSLRGMTALVTGGTKGIGYAIVEELAGLGAIVHTCSRNEVDLNDCLSQWEKKGFQVTGSVCDVVSKTQREELINKVSSLFECKLNILINNVGTSILKATLEYTAEDYSFVMSTNLESAYHLCQLSHPLLKASGAANIVFLSSTAGVVSIDVGSIYSATKGAINQLAKNLACEWAKDNIRTNSVAPWFITTPLANPVLRNEKKLEMINSRCPLGRPGEPEEVSSLVAFLCLPAASYITGQTIIVDGGVTVNGLLFQGA, encoded by the exons ATGAATAGCAGAGAGAGGAGATGGTCTCTTCGTGGAATGACAGCTCTTGTCACCGGTGGAACCAAAGGAATCGG GTATGCTATAGTGGAGGAATTGGCAGGGCTGGGTGCAATTGTGCATACTTGTTCCCGGAATGAAGTTGACCTTAATGACTGCCTGAGTCAGTGGGAGAAGAAGGGTTTCCAAGTAACTGGCTCAGTCTGTGATGTGGTGTCTAAAACCCAAAGAGAGGAGCTTATAAATAAGGTCTCATCACTTTTCGAATGCAAACTTAACATCCTT ATAAACAATGTGGGGACTAGCATACTGAAAGCAACGCTAGAGTACACAGCTGAAGACTACTCATTCGTAATGAGTACCAATCTTGAATCTGCTTACCACTTGTGCCAACTTTCACATCCTCTTCTCAAAGCTTCAGGAGCTGCTAACATCGTTTTTTTGTCCTCTACTGCTGGTGTGGTCTCAATTGATGTTGGATCTATATATTCTGCCACTAAAG GTGCAATAAATCAATTAGCAAAAAACTTAGCATGTGAGTGGGCGAAAGATAACATAAGGACCAATAGTGTGGCACCTTGGTTCATCACGACTCCCCTTGCTAATCCT GTTCTccgaaatgaaaagaaattggaGATGATAAACTCTAGGTGCCCTTTAGGACGTCCTGGAGAGCCAGAGGAGGTGTCTTCCTTGGTAGCATTTCTATGCCTACCTGCAGCCTCTTACATTACTGGGCAGACTATTATCGTCGACGGCGGGGTGACTGTCAATGGCTTGCTCTTCCAAGGAGCATAA
- the LOC137743762 gene encoding tropinone reductase homolog At2g29330-like, with protein MNSRERRWSLRGMTALVTGGTKGIGYAIVEELAGLGAIVHTCSRNEVELNDCLSQWEEKGFQVTGSICDVVSKTQRDELINKVSSLFDGKLNILINNVGTNLPKATLEYTAEDYSFIMSTNLESAYNFCQLSHPLLKAAGAASIVFLSSTAGVVSIDGASIYSAAKGAMNQLAKNLACEWAKDNIRTNSVAPWLITTPLVEPVLRNEKILEMMNSRCPLGRPGEPEEVSSLVAFLCLPAASYITGQTIIIDGGVTVNGLLFQGA; from the exons ATGAATAGCAGAGAGAGGAGATGGTCTCTTCGTGGAATGACAGCTCTTGTCACTGGTGGAACCAAAGGAATTGG GTATGCGATAGTGGAGGAATTGGCAGGGCTGGGTGCAATTGTGCATACTTGTTCCCGAAATGAGGTTGAACTTAATGACTGCCTGAGTCAGTGGGAGGAGAAAGGTTTTCAGGTCACTGGCTCAATCTGTGATGTGGTGTCAAAAACCCAAAGAGATGAGCTTATAAACAAGGTCTCATCACTTTTTGATGGCAAACTCAACATCCTT ATAAACAATGTGGGGACTAACTTACCGAAAGCAACGCTAGAGTACACAGCTGAAGATTACTCATTCATAATGAGTACCAATCTTGAATCTGCTTACAACTTTTGCCAACTTTCACATCCTCTTCTCAAAGCTGCAGGAGCTGCTAGCATTGTTTTTTTGTCCTCTACTGCTGGTGTGGTCTCAATAGATGGTGCATCTATATATTCTGCTGCTAAAG GTGCAATGAATCAGTTAGCAAAAAACTTAGCATGTGAGTGGGCGAAGGATAACATAAGGACCAACAGTGTGGCACCTTGGCTCATAACGACTCCCCTCGTTGAACCA GTTCTCCGAAATGAAAAGATATTGGAGATGATGAACTCTAGGTGCCCTTTAGGACGTCCTGGAGAGCCAGAGGAGGTGTCTTCCTTGGTAGCATTTCTATGCCTACCTGCAGCCTCTTACATTACTGGGCAGACTATTATCATCGACGGTGGAGTGACTGTCAATGGCTTGCTCTTCCAAGGAGCATAA